The following are encoded in a window of Sphingobacteriales bacterium genomic DNA:
- a CDS encoding sulfite exporter TauE/SafE family protein: MEFLNSILENSSIPIITAFVLGLMTAISPCPLATNITAIGYISRELENKKRVFINGLIYTLGRAISYTTLGLLFYFGASQFHIARFFQTNGEKFLGPLLIIFGILMFDFIRIPMPGFSKLSDKIGHSEANRTWVSLLLGIIFALAFCPFSGVIYFGMLIPLTIASAKGLYLPIVFAIATGLPVIIIAWLIAFTVSGVGSFYNKVKTFEKWFKRVVAILFIGVGIYYLTIFFFK, encoded by the coding sequence ATGGAATTTCTAAATTCAATACTTGAAAACAGCAGCATACCGATAATTACAGCTTTTGTGCTTGGTTTGATGACTGCCATCAGTCCTTGTCCTTTAGCTACCAATATTACAGCCATCGGTTATATCAGCAGGGAACTGGAAAATAAAAAGCGGGTTTTCATCAACGGTCTTATTTATACACTTGGAAGAGCCATCAGCTACACGACATTAGGGCTTTTGTTTTACTTCGGAGCCAGCCAGTTTCACATTGCCCGCTTTTTTCAAACCAATGGTGAAAAATTTTTAGGCCCCCTCCTGATTATTTTTGGTATCCTGATGTTTGATTTTATCCGCATTCCCATGCCGGGTTTCAGCAAACTTAGTGATAAAATAGGTCATTCTGAAGCTAACCGTACATGGGTATCGTTGCTGTTAGGAATTATTTTCGCACTGGCCTTCTGCCCTTTCAGCGGAGTGATTTATTTTGGCATGCTGATTCCTTTGACCATAGCTTCTGCAAAAGGTCTCTACCTCCCCATTGTCTTTGCCATTGCTACCGGTTTACCCGTTATCATTATTGCATGGCTCATTGCTTTCACTGTTTCAGGTGTCGGAAGTTTTTACAACAAAGTCAAAACATTTGAAAAGTGGTTTAAACGTGTTGTTGCAATACTTTTTATTGGGGTTGGTATTTATTACCTGACTATCTTCTTCTTTAAATAA
- a CDS encoding rhodanese-like domain-containing protein, whose translation MSRTFFNSKGIFINELLCLTAKEANELLSVNAVLLDVRPEFEVAMRQFDVKNVIYIPHFQIESRYHEIPAEQAVILADASGLRSKEVAVFLKNKGFSNIALLAGGMVDWERAGFSVTRNKGNTLHGQCPCMLNVKPDPSQKL comes from the coding sequence TTGAGCAGAACTTTTTTTAATTCCAAAGGTATCTTTATCAATGAGTTGCTATGCCTGACAGCCAAGGAAGCAAATGAATTGCTTTCAGTAAATGCTGTTCTGCTGGATGTCAGGCCTGAATTTGAAGTCGCTATGCGTCAATTTGATGTTAAAAATGTCATCTATATTCCTCATTTTCAAATAGAAAGCCGCTATCATGAAATACCTGCCGAACAGGCTGTGATATTGGCAGACGCCAGTGGGCTCAGAAGTAAGGAAGTTGCTGTTTTTCTGAAAAATAAAGGCTTTTCAAATATCGCATTACTGGCAGGTGGAATGGTGGATTGGGAACGTGCCGGCTTTTCTGTTACCAGGAATAAAGGAAATACCTTGCACGGTCAATGTCCTTGCATGTTAAATGTTAAACCTGACCCATCTCAGAAATTATAA